The following are from one region of the Anomaloglossus baeobatrachus isolate aAnoBae1 chromosome 1, aAnoBae1.hap1, whole genome shotgun sequence genome:
- the TM9SF1 gene encoding transmembrane 9 superfamily member 1 translates to MYVLHSLAVLFVWSMLLSPIAGDKRYKQGDTVMLYVNKVGPYHNPQETYHYYQLPVCAPTQIRHKSLTLGEVLDGDRMAESMYKITFRVNMEREPLCELKLGLNQVEELRQAIEELYYFEFVLDDIPIRGFVGYMEESGFLPHTHKIGLWAHLDFNIEYNDDHIIFANVSVRDVKPFSLDDVRETLSFTHTYSVRWFPTTVTYERRGDRLRDSSFFPKSLEIHWLSIINSMVLVFLLLGFVVIILMRVLKSDLARYNLDEEGTDDMEQGDNGWKIIHTDVFRFPPYRSLLCAVLGVGSQFLALGTGIIVMVLLGMFNVHRHGAINSAAILLYALTCCISGYISSNFYRQMGGDRWVWNIVLTTSLFSAPFFFTWSVVNSVHWANGSTQALPATTILLLLTVWLLVGFPLTVIGGIFGKNNAGNFEAPCRTKNIAREIPAQPWYKSAPVHMAIGGFLPFSAISVELYYIFATVWGREQYTLYGILFIVFAILLSVGACISVALTYFQLSGEDYRWWWRSIMSTGSTGAFIFLYSVFYYWRRSNMSGVVQTVEFFGYSFLTAYVFFLMLGTVSFTASLRFIRYIYVNLKMD, encoded by the exons ATGTATGTCTTGCACTCTCTGGCGGTTCTTTTTGTGTGGAGTATGCTTCTGTCACCCATAGCTGGAGACAAGAGATACAAGCAGGGTGATACAGTAATGCTGTATGTAAATAAAGTGGGGCCGTATCACAACCCGCAAGAGACGTATCACTACTATCAGCTGCCGGTGTGTGCCCCCACACAGATCCGCCACAAGAGCTTGACCTTGGGAGAGGTGCTTGATGGCGACCGGATGGCAGAGTCCATGTACAAGATCACATTTCGGGTCAACATGGAGAGAGAGCCCCTGTGCGAGCTGAAGCTGGGCCTGAATCAG GTAGAGGAGCTGCGACAAGCCATTGAGGAGCTCTACTACTTTGAGTTTGTTTTGGATGATATACCAATCCGTGGTTTTGTTGGATACATGGAAGAAAGTGGCTTCTTACCACACACTCATAAAATTGGTTTGTGGGCTCACCTGGACTTCAACATTGAGTATAATGATGACCACATCATATTTGCCAATGTTAGTGTCCGAGATGTGAAACCGTTCAGTTTGGATGATGTGAGGGAGACGCTCAGCTTCACCCACACTTACAGTGTACGCTGGTTCCCCACAACTGTGACGTATGAGAGGCGTGGTGACCGCCTAAGAGATTCTAGCTTCTTCCCCAAAAGCTTGGAGATCCATTGGCTTTCCatcatcaattccatggtgctagTTTTCTTGCTTTTGGGTTTTGTGGTCATTATACTCATGCGTGTTCTTAAGAGCGACCTAGCACGGTACAATTTAGATGAAGAAGGAACAGATGACATGGAACAAGGAGACAATGGATGGAAGATCATCCACACTGATGTTTTCCGCTTCCCTCCTTATCGAAGTCTCCTTTGCGCTGTACTTGGAGTAGGGTCCCAGTTTCTCGCACTTGGCACAG GTATCATTGTAATGGTTCTTCTTGGCATGTTTAATGTGCACAGACATGGTGCTATCAATTCTgcggccatcctgctatatgccctcacttGTTGCATCTCTGGCTATATCTCTAGTAATTTCTATCGACAGATGGGTGGAGATCGCTGGGTATGGAACATCGTCTTGACTACTAGTCTTTTTTCAG CGCCATTTTTCTTCACATGGAGTGTTGTAAATTCAGTTCATTGGGCCAATGGTTCGACACAAGCTCTTCCAGCAACCACTATCCTCCTCCTTCTCACTGTCTGGCTTCTGGTTGGATTCCCCCTTACTGTAATTGGAGGCATTTTTGGAAAAAATAACGCAGGAAATTTTGAAGCTCCATGTCGGACTAAGAACATTGCTAGAGAGATTCCTGCTCAGCCGTGGTACAAGTCTGCTCCAGTCCATATGGCCATTGGTGGATTCCTACCATTCAG TGCTATCTCGGTGGAGCTGTACTACATTTTTGCCACTGTGTGGGGACGAGAGCAGTACACCCTGTATGGGATACTGTTCATTGTGTTTGCCATCCTGCTAAGTGTTGGCGCATGCATTTCCGTAGCGCTGACATACTTCCAGCTATCGGGTGAAGATTATCGCTGGTGGTGGCGGTCCATTATGAGCACAGGATCCACTGGAGCTTTTATCTTTCTGTACTCTGTTTTCTACTACTGGCGTCGTTCTAATATGTCAGGGGTCGTTCAGACTGTAGAGTTCTTTGGCTACTCTTTCCTTACTGCATATGTCTTCTTTCTTATGCTTGGGACGGTCAGTTTTACGGCATCCCTTCGATTTATTCGCTACATATACGTCAACCTTAAAATGGACTAA